ATCAGCAGCGCCACGCTGAGGGTGCGGTTGAGCGGGCCGCCGCCGCCGGTCATCACGTACGGCTCGGCGAAGAGCTGGAAGTAGCCGATCGTCGTCGTCACGCCGACGAAGAGGAAGGTCGGGGCGAGGAGCGGCAGCGTGATCCGGCGGAACTGCGTCCACGCCCCCGCGCCGTCGATCCGCGCCGCCTCGTAGAGCGACTCCGGGACGTCGTTGAGGCCGGCGACGAAGATGATCATGTTGTAGCCGAAGTTCTTCCACGCGGCCATCAGCACGATCGCCGGCATCGCCCAATGCGGATCGCCCAGCCAGTCGATCGGGGCGACGCCGAAGAGGCCGAGCGCCGCGTTGAGGAAGCCGAAGCGCGGGTGGTAGAGGTAGCGCCAGACCGCGGCGACGGCGACGAGCGTCGTCACCACCGGCGCGAAGTAGATCGTGCGGAAGAGCCCCTTGAAGCGGGCCAGCCGCGCGTTGACCAGCAGCGCCGCGCCGAGGGAGAGCGAGACGGAGAGCGGCCCGCCGACGACCACGAAGAAGAGGGTGTTGCCGAGCGCCTTCCAGAAGAGCGGGTCGCCGAGCAGCCGCAGGTAGTTGCCGAAGCCGACGAAGCGCGCGGTGCCCGGGTCGCCGACGGCGTAGATGTCGAAGTCGGTGAAGCTCAGGACGAGCGCGGCGAGGACCGGCAGCAGGAAGAAGACGGCGAGCGCGGCCAGCGCCGGCGCCGAGAAGAGCTTCCCCGCGAGCGCCTCCGCCCCGCGCCCCCGCGCGACAATCGTCCCGCGCCCGCTCACTTCGTCCCCCGGGCCGCGCGGCGGTCGAGGAGCAGCCGCCGCTTCTCGAGCGCGCGGTCCACGTCGCGGTCGAGCGCGCGCAGCGCCTCGTCGAGCGTCGCCGCGCCGCGCACCGCGGTCTCGAGCCGCTCGGCGACCATCGCCGCGATCTGCTCCCACTCCGGCGTCTGCGGCGTCCGGCGCACGGCGCCGAGCTGCGTCCAGAAGGCGCGCGCCCGCTCGTCCTCGTCGAGCCGCGCCAGCTTCCACGCCGCGGCGCGCGGCGGCAGGTCGCCGGAGAGCGCGTAGAAGCGCGCCTCGACCTCCGGCGACGAGAGGAACTCCAGCAGGCGGAACGCGTCGTCGCGGTTCGCCGCGCCGCGGAAGACGACGAGCGTCGCGCCGCCGGCGAGCGACGCGCCGGGGAACGGCTTGCCGTCCGGCGCCGGAAGCGGCGCCGTCGCCCACGCGTCCTGCAGCTCGGGCGGCAGCCGCCGGCGGAACTCGCCGAGGTTCCACGGGCCGGAGACGTAGAACGCGAACTCCCCCGCCGCGAACTGCTGGTAGAGGTTCGCGACCTGCGTGTTCGTCTGCCCCGGCGCCAGCCCCTCGTCGAAGATCTTCAGGTAGAACTCCGCCGCGCGGCGGAACTCCGGCGCGGAGAAGGCGCCGCGGCGGCCGCCGTCGGCGAGCAGCGTCGAGCCCTGCTGGAAGCCGAGGATCACCGGCTGCGCCCACTCGTCGAGCGGCAGCAGGATCGCCGTCCGCTGCGCGCCGCCGAGGCGCTTCACCGCGCGCAGCTCGTCCAGCAGCCCGCTCCAGGTCGTCGGCGGCGCGGCGAAGCCGGCCTTGGCCAGGATGTCGCGGCGATAGAAGAGGACGCGCGTGTCCACGTACCACGGCACGCCCCACGTCGTCCCGTCCATCACGTTGGCGTCCCAGACGCCGCCGAAGAAGTCCTTGCGGTCGATCGTCGAGCGGGCGAGCCGCGCGTCGAGCGGCTCGAGCGCGTCGAGCGCGACGAACTCCGGCACCCAGGTGTTGCCGATCTGGGCGACGTCCGGCGTGCTGCGGCCGACGAACGCCGTGAGCAGCTTCTCGTGCGCCGCGGTCCAGGGGATCTGCTGCACCCGCAGCTTGAGGTCCGGGTTGAGGCGCTCGAACTCCGGCGCGAGCTCGCGCACGACCTCCCCCTCGCGCCCCAGCGCCCAGAAGACGACGGTGCGCCGGCCGTCGCCGGCGCCGCCGCCGCACGAAGCGCAGGCGAGCGCGAGCGCGAGCGCCGCGAGGGGACG
This is a stretch of genomic DNA from bacterium. It encodes these proteins:
- a CDS encoding sugar ABC transporter permease is translated as MSGRGTIVARGRGAEALAGKLFSAPALAALAVFFLLPVLAALVLSFTDFDIYAVGDPGTARFVGFGNYLRLLGDPLFWKALGNTLFFVVVGGPLSVSLSLGAALLVNARLARFKGLFRTIYFAPVVTTLVAVAAVWRYLYHPRFGFLNAALGLFGVAPIDWLGDPHWAMPAIVLMAAWKNFGYNMIIFVAGLNDVPESLYEAARIDGAGAWTQFRRITLPLLAPTFLFVGVTTTIGYFQLFAEPYVMTGGGGPLNRTLSVALLMYKQGFRWWNMGYAAAIAFALFAIILLASALQFRLRREAGK
- a CDS encoding sugar ABC transporter substrate-binding protein: MTLRPLAALALALACASCGGGAGDGRRTVVFWALGREGEVVRELAPEFERLNPDLKLRVQQIPWTAAHEKLLTAFVGRSTPDVAQIGNTWVPEFVALDALEPLDARLARSTIDRKDFFGGVWDANVMDGTTWGVPWYVDTRVLFYRRDILAKAGFAAPPTTWSGLLDELRAVKRLGGAQRTAILLPLDEWAQPVILGFQQGSTLLADGGRRGAFSAPEFRRAAEFYLKIFDEGLAPGQTNTQVANLYQQFAAGEFAFYVSGPWNLGEFRRRLPPELQDAWATAPLPAPDGKPFPGASLAGGATLVVFRGAANRDDAFRLLEFLSSPEVEARFYALSGDLPPRAAAWKLARLDEDERARAFWTQLGAVRRTPQTPEWEQIAAMVAERLETAVRGAATLDEALRALDRDVDRALEKRRLLLDRRAARGTK